In Helianthus annuus cultivar XRQ/B chromosome 3, HanXRQr2.0-SUNRISE, whole genome shotgun sequence, a single window of DNA contains:
- the LOC110890449 gene encoding polyphenol oxidase I, chloroplastic — MASLSLSTVPTTITSLSSRSALFSKTSTHRFKVSCNGSSDERLTNSENNPIKPILPMQNNNVDRRNMLLGLGGLYGAANFTSIGSALAYPITAPDNISDCVAATVGVTDPENAVRGVACCPPSSQTTPAPYSLPDSTQLRVRPAAHRLTSDYIDKYRAAIAAMKALPDDDPRSWKQQGKIHCAYCNGAYSQEMNDHKELKLQVHNSSLFYPFHRWYLYFYERILGSLINDPTFALPYWNWDSPMGMLLPAMLETPVTDPSGKTERSDPKFNSLFDPYRNVAHLPPSILDLNYRGTESGAYCVDQISSNLSTMYTQMVSSATTRDAFFGTNPDPVTASTAGTIERGAHTAVHIWVGNPRMTNNEDLGNFYSAGYDPAFYLHHANVDRMWKVWKDLSPSTNKDPDNDDWNNASYVFYDENKNLVRVYNKDCVDINKMGYDYEDSRIPWIKSRPVARVKASKVAAKSVGVVKKVEEIKFPVKLDKIVKVLVKRPATNRSESDKKKATEMLFLNGINYNSEQFFKFDVLVDDVDDGIETTASSSEFAGTFAQVPHGLRGEKMVMRSGAAFGITELLEDIEAEGDEYVLVTLVPRAGTDDATISEIKIQLVPIA; from the coding sequence ATGGCTTCTCTTAGCTTGTCCACTGTTCCCACCACCATAACTTCACTGTCCTCTCGGTCAGCCTTATTTTCCAAAACCTCCACCCATCGTTTCAAAGTCTCATGCAACGGTTCTTCAGATGAGCGTCTCACAAACTCTGAAAACAACCCTATTAAGCCCATACTTCCCATGCAGAATAATAATGTAGACCGGAGAAACATGCTCCTGGGCCTAGGCGGTCTATACGGCGCGGCCAACTTCACCAGCATCGGGTCGGCCTTAGCATACCCCATCACTGCTCCAGACAATATTTCAGACTGCGTTGCTGCAACTGTTGGCGTAACTGACCCCGAAAACGCGGTAAGAGGCGTAGCTTGTTGCCCTCCATCCTCACAGACTACCCCAGCTCCTTACTCCTTGCCAGATTCCACCCAACTTCGTGTTAGACCTGCCGCACACCGACTCACTTCCGACTACATCGACAAGTATCGAGCAGCAATTGCGGCCATGAAGGCTCTCCCCGATGACGATCCACGCAGTTGGAAACAACAAGGTAAGATCCACTGCGCTTATTGCAACGGAGCTTATAGTCAAGAAATGAATGACCATAAGGAGTTAAAACTCCAGGTTCACAACTCCTCACTCTTCTATCCTTTCCACCGTTGGTACCTCTATTTTTACGAGCGGATCTTGGGTAGCTTAATCAACGATCCGACTTTCGCTTTACCGTACTGGAATTGGGACAGTCCCATGGGAATGTTGCTTCCTGCCATGTTAGAGACCCCGGTCACTGACCCGAGCGGCAAGACCGAAAGATCCGATCCCAAATTCAACTCTTTATTTGACCCTTACCGGAATGTCGCACACTTACCTCCTTCTATCCTTGATCTCAATTATAGAGGCACCGAAAGTGGCGCTTATTGTGTAGACCAGATAAGCTCTAATCTGTCGACAATGTACACTCAAATGGTCTCCAGCGCCACAACTAGGGATGCCTTCTTTGGTACTAATCCTGACCCGGTGACCGCAAGTACGGCTGGCACTATAGAGCGTGGTGCTCACACAGCGGTTCACATATGGGTGGGTAACCCTAGGATGACCAATAATGAGGACTTGGGTAACTTTTACTCGGCAGGGTATGACCCAGCATTTTACCTCCATCATGCTAATGTCGACCGCATGTGGAAAGTCTGGAAGGATTTGAGCCCTTCTACAAACAAAGATCCAGATAACGACGACTGGAATAATGCATCATATGTGTTTTACGATGAGAACAAAAATCTTGTACGTGTTTACAACAAAGACTGTGTAGACATCAACAAGATGGGATATGATTATGAAGATTCAAGAATCCCGTGGATCAAGAGTCGCCCGGTTGCTCGAGTTAAGGCGTCGAAAGTTGCGGCAAAGTCGGTTGGAGTTGTGAAGAAAGTGGAGGAGATTAAGTTTCCTGTGAAGTTAGACAAGATAGTGAAGGTTCTAGTGAAGAGGCCAGCTACAAATAGGAGTGAGAGTGACAAGAAGAAAGCTACTGAAATGCTGTTTTTGAACGGAATCAACTACAACAGTGAGCAATTTTTCAAGTTTGATGTGTTGGTGGATGACGTAGACGATGGGATTGAGACCACCGCGTCTTCAAGCGAGTTTGCGGGTACTTTCGCTCAGGTGCCACATGGCCTCCGAGGAGAGAAGATGGTCATGAGGAGTGGAGCGGCGTTTGGGATCACCGAGCTTTTGGAGGACATTGAAGCTGAAGGTGATGAGTATGTTTTGGTTACTTTGGTACCGAGGGCAGGGACAGATGATGCCACCATTTCAGAGATCAAGATTCAGCTGGTTCCCATCGCTTAA